A stretch of Leptospira terpstrae serovar Hualin str. LT 11-33 = ATCC 700639 DNA encodes these proteins:
- a CDS encoding DinB family protein, with translation MARNLESKLYCMNPLFAENSQILEQGIQLLESISNESYSQKRQNMDASIGEHVRHILEHYELFWEGIMVGHIDYDNRKRNPELESNRLFAVQSMIGYVSKFQNQTLTLEPLTISQNYNPNQPIPKVISNMTRELMFLISHTVHHYAIISILVKLDGGFVPEGFGFSPATLFANVIERP, from the coding sequence ATGGCAAGAAATCTTGAGTCTAAGCTCTATTGTATGAACCCTTTATTTGCCGAGAACTCCCAGATTTTGGAGCAAGGGATTCAACTTTTGGAATCTATTTCGAACGAAAGTTATTCACAAAAAAGACAAAACATGGATGCTTCCATTGGGGAACATGTTCGGCATATTTTAGAGCATTATGAATTGTTTTGGGAAGGCATAATGGTGGGTCATATTGATTATGACAATAGGAAACGTAATCCAGAACTGGAATCCAATCGTTTGTTTGCAGTTCAATCGATGATCGGTTATGTATCCAAGTTTCAAAATCAAACTTTAACTTTAGAACCACTCACTATATCTCAAAATTATAATCCAAACCAACCAATACCGAAGGTGATTAGTAACATGACCCGTGAGTTAATGTTTTTAATTTCCCATACAGTTCATCATTATGCTATCATTTCCATATTAGTAAAGTTAGATGGGGGTTTTGTGCCTGAAGGGTTTGGATTTTCACCAGCCACTTTGTTTGCAAACGTAATCGAAAGACCATAA
- a CDS encoding sulfatase-like hydrolase/transferase — protein sequence MKLLKILLSSFLVLLILFGILYYNRLLLLRYSLGWITDIRYPREPNHPVPWQVGPNLPQKNLKVRPPNIIVIMADDLGFNDVTTYGGGYADLGVPTPNIDSIAKEGVRFDSGYSGSAVCTVSRAALLTGRYPSRFGVEFTPTPGALARVGADLYADPNRLYPVIIDKEKAEKSKSFNELGMPTSEITIAEVLKARGYHSVHIGKWHLGSTESMRPNKQGFDETLFMESGLYLPVEDPNVYNSKQDFDPIDQFLWPNMRFGVSYNGGKWFEPSKYLTDYFTEEAVKVIETNKHRPFFLFLAHWAVHTPLQASKEDYDVLHHIKDHRKRVYLSMIRSLDRSVGKILASLKKEGLDENTILIFTSDNGAPNYIGLPDVNLPYRGWKLTFFQGGIRVPYVAKWPGHIKPGTKYKNAITNIDILPTVASAAGASLPEDRPIDGDNLLPYLKGQKIQKPRPLIWSDGYYQTVQSDGWKLIQTERPKKKWLFHLDTDPLEKNNVVSLSPDTLEKLEKILVNYNKQMPKPLWPSFIEFPVSIDKTLDQKQEPEDEYSYWVN from the coding sequence ATGAAACTTTTAAAAATTCTATTATCTTCTTTTTTGGTTCTTTTGATTCTTTTCGGTATTCTTTATTATAACCGTTTGCTTCTACTTCGTTATTCTTTGGGTTGGATTACAGACATTCGTTATCCAAGAGAACCAAACCATCCCGTGCCTTGGCAAGTTGGCCCGAACCTTCCTCAAAAGAACCTAAAAGTTCGTCCTCCGAATATCATTGTGATTATGGCAGATGATTTAGGTTTTAACGATGTTACAACATATGGCGGTGGTTATGCGGACTTAGGTGTTCCCACTCCAAATATTGATTCTATAGCAAAAGAAGGAGTCCGATTCGATTCTGGATATTCAGGTAGTGCGGTCTGTACAGTCTCACGTGCTGCTCTTTTAACTGGTCGGTATCCTTCTCGGTTTGGGGTGGAGTTTACACCGACTCCAGGAGCTTTAGCTCGAGTGGGAGCTGATTTGTATGCTGACCCTAACCGATTGTATCCAGTCATCATTGACAAAGAAAAGGCTGAAAAATCTAAAAGTTTTAACGAATTGGGAATGCCCACTTCAGAAATCACTATTGCTGAAGTACTTAAGGCCAGAGGTTACCATTCAGTTCATATTGGGAAATGGCATTTGGGAAGTACTGAAAGTATGCGTCCCAACAAACAAGGATTTGATGAAACTTTGTTTATGGAAAGTGGACTTTACCTTCCTGTTGAGGATCCGAATGTCTATAATTCAAAACAGGATTTTGATCCGATTGATCAGTTTTTATGGCCCAATATGCGGTTTGGTGTAAGTTATAACGGTGGGAAGTGGTTTGAGCCAAGTAAATATCTTACAGATTACTTTACCGAGGAAGCAGTTAAGGTAATTGAAACCAATAAACACCGCCCATTCTTTTTGTTTTTAGCTCATTGGGCAGTCCATACACCATTACAAGCAAGTAAGGAAGATTACGATGTTTTGCATCATATCAAAGACCACAGGAAACGTGTGTATTTGAGTATGATTCGTTCTTTGGATCGAAGTGTAGGAAAAATTTTGGCCTCCTTAAAAAAAGAAGGTCTCGATGAAAATACAATCCTGATTTTTACCAGTGATAATGGGGCTCCCAATTATATTGGCCTTCCTGATGTAAACCTTCCTTACAGAGGATGGAAACTCACTTTCTTTCAAGGAGGGATTCGCGTTCCCTATGTAGCAAAGTGGCCTGGTCATATCAAACCTGGTACCAAATACAAAAATGCAATAACTAATATTGATATCCTTCCAACGGTAGCAAGTGCTGCTGGTGCTAGTTTACCTGAGGATAGGCCTATAGATGGGGACAATCTTTTACCTTATCTTAAAGGACAAAAGATTCAAAAACCGAGGCCACTCATTTGGAGCGACGGATACTATCAGACCGTCCAGTCGGATGGATGGAAATTGATCCAAACAGAACGACCTAAAAAGAAATGGTTGTTCCATTTAGATACAGATCCTTTAGAAAAGAATAACGTAGTTTCCCTTTCTCCTGATACTTTAGAAAAACTTGAAAAAATATTAGTAAATTATAATAAACAAATGCCAAAACCCCTTTGGCCATCGTTTATTGAATTTCCTGTCTCTATCGATAAAACCTTAGATCAAAAACAAGAACCTGAAGATGAATATAGCTATTGGGTAAATTAG
- a CDS encoding SUMF1/EgtB/PvdO family nonheme iron enzyme, which translates to MLKYFESKKTFCQYPESNRNTVHSGMVWIPSGSFQKGDNVYPEESPVYRTSVTGFWMDETETTNDEFARFVFETGYITEAERHWIPGGSRESNQEINEPGAIVFQNSTNNVQRNFPFEWWRYVPGANWRHPEGNGSHIVGKGAFPVVAVTYQDALVYAKWKGHSLPTETEWEWAASGGKEGASPSDLVHKDANTWQGAFPFVDEGQDGFIGISPVGCYAKNGFGLYDMIGNVWEYTSDSWKFTDPTEKSKYHTIKGGSYLCSPNYCKRYRAAARQPQEDHLASSHIGFRTILRTNFDEIKNITKENNEN; encoded by the coding sequence GTGTTGAAGTATTTCGAATCAAAGAAAACTTTTTGTCAGTATCCAGAATCAAATCGAAACACAGTTCATTCGGGAATGGTTTGGATTCCCTCTGGTTCATTTCAAAAGGGAGATAATGTTTATCCTGAGGAATCTCCTGTATATAGAACTTCTGTAACTGGTTTTTGGATGGATGAAACAGAAACTACAAACGATGAATTTGCGAGGTTTGTTTTTGAGACAGGTTACATCACAGAAGCAGAAAGGCATTGGATACCCGGTGGATCTAGAGAATCGAATCAAGAAATCAATGAACCAGGTGCCATCGTATTTCAAAATTCAACAAACAATGTACAAAGGAATTTTCCCTTTGAATGGTGGAGGTATGTCCCTGGAGCCAATTGGCGTCATCCAGAAGGGAATGGATCCCATATAGTAGGTAAGGGTGCTTTTCCTGTAGTGGCTGTAACATACCAAGATGCTTTGGTGTATGCCAAATGGAAAGGTCATTCATTGCCCACAGAAACGGAATGGGAGTGGGCGGCGAGTGGTGGGAAGGAAGGGGCATCTCCGAGTGATTTGGTCCATAAAGATGCAAATACATGGCAAGGTGCGTTCCCATTTGTAGATGAAGGACAAGATGGATTTATTGGAATTTCACCTGTAGGATGTTATGCAAAAAATGGGTTCGGTCTTTATGATATGATCGGAAATGTTTGGGAGTATACCTCAGATTCTTGGAAGTTTACCGATCCGACAGAAAAATCAAAATACCATACAATCAAAGGTGGTTCCTACTTATGTTCACCTAACTATTGCAAACGCTATCGAGCCGCTGCAAGACAACCACAAGAAGACCACCTAGCCTCAAGTCATATTGGTTTTAGAACCATATTACGAACAAACTTTGATGAAATAAAAAACATTACTAAGGAAAATAATGAAAATTAA
- a CDS encoding MBL fold metallo-hydrolase, with translation MKIKQNQSILLGLHLTLFLMFSCSWDQFVLNRVTENTNVKSKAAKELLDKDKITIVLTGTGSPLPSESIQNSTAVFVNGQFLVFDCGDGVAMAMEKLHLPVTEINAVFVTHFHSDHFADLGEVIDRSWLLGRKKNLNVYGPKGITELVNGFLKSYNLEYYYRTKHHGEEIMPSQWSGAKPNEFYPKSDGSSKIVYEKDGVVVHAFFVNHVPVEPAVGYRIEYKGKSIVISGDTADSEVLKKQSSGVDFLISEVMNKSMIANIEKSYETIGNPKFTKIMKDIQLYHIDVSELAKLAEEAKVKTLVLTHMIPFVKGYFQTKSIYKDPVRKEFNGDLIIAEDGKRIEIPLP, from the coding sequence ATGAAAATTAAACAAAACCAATCCATTTTACTCGGTCTCCATTTGACTTTGTTTCTTATGTTCTCTTGTTCTTGGGATCAGTTCGTATTGAATCGAGTTACCGAAAATACAAATGTAAAATCAAAAGCGGCAAAAGAACTTTTAGACAAAGATAAAATCACGATAGTGCTTACTGGCACTGGTTCTCCACTTCCTTCAGAAAGCATTCAGAATTCCACTGCAGTCTTTGTGAATGGTCAGTTTTTAGTTTTTGATTGTGGTGATGGTGTTGCCATGGCGATGGAGAAACTCCACTTACCAGTAACAGAAATCAATGCAGTTTTTGTTACTCATTTTCATTCAGATCATTTTGCCGATTTAGGTGAGGTGATTGATCGCAGTTGGTTACTCGGAAGAAAAAAAAATCTGAATGTGTATGGACCGAAAGGGATTACAGAGCTTGTGAATGGATTTCTAAAGAGTTACAATTTGGAATATTATTACCGAACCAAACACCATGGAGAAGAGATTATGCCTTCTCAGTGGAGTGGAGCTAAGCCAAATGAATTTTATCCCAAATCAGATGGTTCTTCAAAAATTGTTTATGAAAAAGATGGAGTTGTGGTTCATGCTTTTTTTGTAAACCATGTGCCAGTCGAACCTGCTGTCGGTTATCGAATTGAATATAAAGGTAAGTCGATTGTGATCTCAGGTGATACGGCAGATTCGGAAGTACTTAAAAAACAATCTTCTGGGGTAGATTTTTTAATCTCAGAGGTTATGAATAAATCAATGATTGCAAACATTGAAAAATCATATGAAACTATTGGTAATCCTAAGTTTACAAAAATCATGAAGGATATCCAGTTATATCATATCGATGTGAGTGAATTAGCAAAGTTAGCAGAAGAGGCAAAAGTAAAAACTTTAGTATTAACTCATATGATTCCGTTTGTTAAAGGTTATTTCCAAACAAAATCGATTTATAAGGATCCTGTCAGAAAAGAATTTAATGGCGATTTGATTATTGCTGAAGACGGTAAAAGAATTGAAATTCCATTACCGTAA
- a CDS encoding alkyl sulfatase dimerization domain-containing protein: protein MKLNLNFLILCLFFIPLFDCQITKPKEVLKGSHEVHLENLNAEFEKKIYEVVPGVFSAVGYGIANSMLIVGKDGLIIIDTLDELRASKQVLEDFRKISSLPIKAIIYTHSHPDHIFGSQSFVSGESPEVYAHESLLPSVQKLASETTPIIGTRSARMFGNYLEKSDLVNVGIGPYQGYNADTKLDFVPPTKTFRDTLEIEVAGIQLKLIHAPGETDDQIYIYHPEKNILFVGDNFYKAFPNLYTIRGTWFRSLKNWYESLDIIRKIKPEHLIPSHGKPVSGKSYIMEVVTDYRDAVQFVHDQSLRGINAGFHPDDLVEFVKLPDHLKKSPYLQEVYGKVSWSVRSAFTGNLGWFSGDSSELQPLDRKAYADLIVDLAGGKENLFKYTKSKLQSNEYQAVLTLSGYILRNDPNFKDVVSLRIEALEKLGQSESNANAKHYYLTEALELRNQFVAKIKVRPSPALLRRYPVKVILSSFVTNLDPELSANTDEKVGFIFEDTKETYTIHVRRGVAEVIPGLLTDAHLVVELNTQDWKEMLVRLKSPATTVLKFRYKKGNLLSFVQFLKKFSPKEQILSSQIPIYQSIGK from the coding sequence ATGAAATTGAATCTTAATTTTTTAATCCTATGTCTGTTTTTTATCCCATTGTTTGATTGTCAGATAACAAAACCAAAAGAAGTTTTAAAAGGTTCTCACGAAGTGCATCTAGAAAATTTGAATGCAGAATTTGAGAAAAAAATTTACGAAGTGGTTCCTGGAGTTTTTTCAGCAGTAGGATATGGTATCGCTAACTCGATGTTAATTGTTGGAAAGGATGGCCTTATAATCATTGATACATTAGATGAGTTACGTGCATCCAAACAAGTTTTGGAAGATTTCAGAAAGATATCCTCTTTACCAATCAAAGCTATTATTTATACTCATAGCCACCCTGATCATATTTTTGGATCACAATCTTTTGTTTCAGGAGAATCGCCGGAAGTGTATGCCCACGAGAGTTTATTACCAAGTGTACAAAAATTGGCAAGTGAAACGACTCCGATCATTGGGACAAGAAGTGCTCGTATGTTTGGAAATTATCTAGAAAAAAGCGACTTAGTCAATGTAGGGATTGGACCTTACCAAGGTTATAATGCGGATACCAAATTAGATTTTGTTCCACCAACGAAAACATTCAGGGATACTCTAGAAATTGAGGTTGCAGGGATACAATTGAAGTTAATTCATGCACCTGGAGAAACAGACGATCAAATATATATTTACCATCCAGAAAAAAATATTTTATTTGTAGGAGATAACTTTTATAAAGCATTTCCTAATTTATACACAATCCGAGGAACATGGTTTCGGAGTTTAAAAAATTGGTATGAGTCTCTAGATATCATTCGAAAAATAAAACCAGAACATTTGATTCCAAGCCATGGAAAACCAGTTTCTGGTAAGTCCTATATTATGGAAGTAGTGACAGATTATCGAGATGCCGTACAATTTGTACATGATCAATCTCTACGTGGAATCAACGCAGGATTCCATCCCGATGATTTAGTTGAATTTGTGAAACTTCCCGATCATTTAAAAAAATCACCTTACCTCCAAGAAGTTTATGGAAAAGTATCTTGGTCTGTTCGGTCTGCGTTTACTGGCAATCTGGGTTGGTTTAGTGGTGACTCTTCGGAATTACAACCTCTGGATCGAAAGGCCTATGCAGATTTGATTGTAGATTTGGCTGGAGGAAAAGAAAATCTTTTTAAGTATACAAAGAGTAAATTACAATCCAATGAATACCAGGCTGTTTTAACACTTTCAGGATATATCCTTCGTAATGATCCAAATTTTAAGGATGTTGTTTCCTTACGCATTGAAGCTTTGGAAAAACTTGGCCAATCGGAATCGAATGCAAATGCTAAACACTATTATCTTACCGAAGCCTTAGAATTACGAAATCAGTTTGTGGCTAAAATCAAAGTGAGACCAAGTCCTGCACTTTTACGACGATATCCTGTAAAAGTGATTTTAAGTAGCTTTGTAACTAATTTGGATCCTGAGTTAAGTGCTAATACAGATGAAAAAGTGGGGTTTATTTTTGAAGATACAAAAGAAACGTATACCATCCATGTAAGACGGGGAGTGGCGGAAGTGATTCCTGGTTTACTCACTGATGCACATTTAGTTGTTGAATTAAATACCCAAGATTGGAAAGAGATGTTGGTTCGATTGAAATCGCCTGCAACAACAGTTCTTAAGTTTCGATATAAAAAGGGGAATTTACTATCCTTCGTACAATTTTTGAAAAAGTTTTCACCTAAAGAACAAATTCTTTCTTCACAAATTCCGATCTACCAATCGATAGGAAAATAG
- a CDS encoding SDR family oxidoreductase, producing MDIDSLLQDLKTLLDSPKELVSISEEKRLELMILCGKISRPDRNEVRKRNRTVRVEKKQTLKIQEKQKTALTGIRRARETAVFKAPLQISNTAGWSWDKAEELSNPKPCYICKTPFTKLHFFYDSMCPNCAELNYSKRFQTTDLRGTVAVITGSRLKIGYQATLLLLRAGARVIATTRFPNDSAIRFAKETDFHLWKDRLQIFGLDLRHTPSVEIFCKFLENHLERLDILINNAAQTVRRPPGFYSHLLDMEKLTIIELPPEAQKLLSFYQHCKQELDSYRSDSEMKDAATALAVSWNHKTPGVGIRSSAALSQIPYSHDNSHELEAVFPEGQLDADLQQVDLRKTNSWRLRLGEINTSEMLEVQLVNAVAPFVLCNRLVGLMRKDNTGKKHIINVSAMEGKFHRFKKEDRHPHTNMAKAALNMMTHTSAEDFAKDGIFMNAVDTGWVTDEDPVELAKRKQDLHDFQPPLDIVDGAARVVDPLFDGVNTGKHWIGKFLKDYFPIDW from the coding sequence ATGGACATCGATTCTTTGTTACAGGATTTAAAAACTCTTTTGGACTCCCCCAAAGAACTTGTATCTATTTCCGAAGAAAAACGTTTAGAACTGATGATCCTCTGCGGCAAAATTTCTCGCCCCGATCGGAATGAAGTTCGAAAAAGAAACCGCACCGTTCGTGTAGAAAAAAAACAAACACTCAAAATCCAAGAAAAGCAAAAAACTGCCCTAACGGGAATCAGGCGAGCTAGAGAAACTGCAGTTTTTAAAGCGCCATTACAAATTTCGAATACGGCCGGATGGTCCTGGGACAAAGCAGAAGAACTTTCAAATCCAAAACCATGTTATATCTGTAAAACACCATTCACTAAACTACATTTTTTTTACGATTCCATGTGTCCCAATTGTGCGGAACTTAACTATTCCAAAAGGTTCCAAACAACTGACCTCAGAGGAACTGTAGCAGTCATTACTGGCTCTCGTTTAAAAATAGGTTATCAGGCAACCTTACTTTTGTTACGTGCTGGTGCGCGCGTCATTGCAACCACAAGATTTCCCAATGATTCGGCAATTCGTTTTGCAAAAGAGACAGATTTTCATTTATGGAAGGATCGTTTACAGATTTTTGGATTGGATCTCAGGCATACACCCAGTGTAGAAATTTTTTGTAAATTTTTAGAAAATCATTTAGAGAGATTAGACATCTTAATTAATAATGCGGCCCAAACGGTGAGACGCCCACCTGGTTTTTATAGCCATCTTCTGGACATGGAAAAACTTACGATTATCGAGTTACCACCGGAAGCACAAAAGTTACTAAGTTTTTACCAACACTGCAAACAAGAGTTAGATTCTTATCGGTCGGATTCGGAAATGAAAGATGCTGCCACTGCCCTTGCTGTGAGTTGGAATCATAAAACACCAGGAGTCGGAATTCGGTCATCTGCTGCACTCTCACAAATCCCCTACTCCCACGACAATTCCCATGAACTAGAAGCAGTATTTCCAGAAGGCCAGTTAGATGCGGATTTACAACAAGTGGACCTTCGTAAAACAAATAGTTGGCGGCTTCGACTTGGAGAAATCAACACCTCAGAAATGTTGGAAGTTCAATTGGTGAATGCTGTCGCACCGTTTGTACTTTGTAACCGCCTTGTTGGTCTTATGCGAAAAGATAATACTGGGAAAAAACATATCATTAATGTTTCCGCTATGGAAGGTAAATTCCATAGATTCAAAAAAGAAGACCGCCATCCTCATACAAATATGGCAAAAGCTGCCCTCAATATGATGACCCATACTTCTGCAGAGGACTTTGCAAAAGATGGAATTTTTATGAATGCAGTGGATACAGGTTGGGTTACAGATGAAGATCCAGTCGAACTTGCAAAAAGAAAACAAGACCTTCATGATTTCCAACCACCACTAGACATTGTGGATGGCGCTGCCCGAGTCGTTGATCCCCTGTTTGATGGTGTCAATACAGGGAAACACTGGATTGGCAAATTTCTAAAAGACTATTTTCCTATCGATTGGTAG
- a CDS encoding methyl-accepting chemotaxis protein, whose product MEDNYSNLGMKKLKDLIDSFGERSKEIGSVAASIQQVAKQTNLLALNASIEAARAGEHGRGFEVVANEVTKLSFQTSEATKKISEILSRINLENTSANFDVMEMEKQSILDYAELWASNIAKELESKFYIMATSLYGLKFLIQSLVHANIGMKREHLLLILQEYLIQNEQQLAYAICCEPNVIDLMDAAYAGKEGHDSKGRFVPYCHRHTGRISIEPLQGYDTAGENEWYTLPRDLGEDIMMEPYDYPIEGKTVKMTSLMTNLFLNSKFAGILGADFSLEQLQRELSPKKLFGIGKTCLLTYNGNFASHPEIEFLGTSAEILNDDAKNAIQRGESFTFIDKSNTARILKPVKIGQSKRPWSILVEFNLISALKK is encoded by the coding sequence ATGGAAGACAATTATTCTAATTTAGGAATGAAAAAACTGAAAGACCTTATCGATTCTTTTGGGGAAAGGTCAAAAGAAATTGGTTCAGTTGCTGCTTCAATTCAACAAGTAGCAAAACAGACCAACTTACTTGCGCTAAATGCTTCAATTGAGGCAGCAAGGGCCGGGGAACATGGACGAGGTTTTGAAGTTGTAGCAAATGAAGTGACAAAATTATCCTTCCAAACTTCTGAAGCTACTAAAAAAATCTCCGAAATTTTATCTCGCATTAATTTAGAAAATACATCTGCGAATTTTGATGTTATGGAGATGGAAAAACAATCAATTTTAGACTATGCAGAACTTTGGGCGAGTAATATTGCCAAAGAACTCGAATCCAAATTTTATATTATGGCAACTTCCTTGTATGGATTAAAATTTTTAATTCAAAGTTTGGTCCATGCAAATATAGGAATGAAAAGAGAACATCTACTCCTGATCTTACAAGAATACTTAATTCAAAACGAACAACAACTTGCATATGCTATCTGCTGTGAACCTAATGTCATTGATTTAATGGACGCTGCATATGCAGGAAAAGAGGGGCATGACTCTAAAGGTAGATTTGTTCCTTATTGTCATAGGCACACAGGACGGATATCGATAGAACCTCTACAAGGTTATGACACTGCAGGTGAAAATGAATGGTATACCCTTCCCCGTGATTTAGGGGAAGATATTATGATGGAACCTTACGATTACCCTATCGAAGGAAAAACCGTCAAAATGACTAGTCTCATGACCAATTTGTTTTTAAATTCAAAGTTTGCGGGTATCCTTGGTGCTGACTTTTCTTTGGAACAACTACAAAGGGAACTCTCACCAAAAAAATTATTCGGTATTGGTAAAACATGTCTTCTAACATACAACGGAAATTTTGCCTCTCACCCAGAAATTGAATTCTTAGGCACAAGTGCCGAGATCCTCAATGACGATGCCAAAAATGCGATCCAAAGAGGAGAAAGTTTTACATTTATCGATAAATCAAATACGGCAAGAATTCTTAAACCAGTAAAAATCGGTCAAAGTAAAAGACCTTGGAGTATCCTCGTAGAATTCAATTTAATTTCTGCACTTAAAAAATAA
- a CDS encoding ABC transporter ATP-binding protein: protein MFDTFLRILKTSRIAFDLAYKSSPGLTALISLLTIANGLFPSTLVWIGKLIIDSILQSQIKSDEWIDLLQSDAAKLVYAEGIITILYFGSQKLYNIAYTLLRIRLGQEVNERILSKAIRLELTQFENSETYDKMTQARTEASSKPLSMVTRFFTIAQSSITIISFFGLLIKLSPLASFILVVAAIPSFIAETKFSNHSFRLFRWKAKETREQVYLETLMAREDNAKEILLFNLGKEFLGRYKNNFQRIYIEDKKLTIYKGIFSFLLGLLSQFAFYGSYIWIVCLALLHKISLGEMTMYLVIFRQGQNTFSNALSAFGGIYEDHLYIENLMEFLELAILKQYGNQKGNHQRLGIVFESVSFQYPGAKEPSLSDVSFELKPEEKLAIVGENGSGKTTLIKLLTRLYSPTSGKIYLDGIDLENWDEETLRRRFGVIFQNFVQYQFKVGENIGMGDVQKIQSEEEWIPAAKLGMAHDFVTRLEQGYSTRLGKWFQDGRELSGGQWQKIALARAFMRTSADILILDEPTSAIDAEAEMKVFEHFREHTQGKTVILISHRFSTVRMADQILVLEQGKKTEWGSHDELLLNKGKYEKLFRLQQAGYQ from the coding sequence ATGTTTGATACCTTTTTAAGGATTTTAAAAACTTCACGAATTGCTTTTGATTTAGCTTACAAAAGTTCCCCTGGTTTAACCGCTCTCATTTCCCTTCTAACAATAGCCAACGGTTTATTTCCCTCTACTCTCGTATGGATTGGAAAACTGATAATCGACTCCATCCTCCAAAGCCAAATAAAATCAGACGAATGGATAGATTTATTACAATCTGATGCGGCAAAATTGGTTTATGCGGAAGGGATTATCACCATTCTTTATTTTGGATCTCAGAAGTTATACAATATTGCCTATACTTTGTTAAGGATTCGTTTAGGCCAGGAGGTGAACGAAAGAATTCTATCCAAAGCGATTCGTTTAGAACTCACTCAATTTGAAAATTCCGAAACCTATGATAAAATGACCCAAGCTAGGACCGAAGCTTCCTCTAAACCTCTATCTATGGTCACGAGATTTTTTACCATCGCTCAATCTTCCATTACCATTATCAGTTTTTTTGGACTTCTAATCAAACTCTCTCCGTTAGCTTCCTTTATTTTAGTTGTTGCAGCCATCCCTTCTTTTATTGCAGAAACAAAGTTTTCGAATCATAGTTTTCGATTGTTTCGATGGAAGGCTAAAGAAACACGAGAACAAGTTTATCTTGAAACACTTATGGCAAGAGAAGACAACGCAAAAGAAATTTTACTTTTTAACTTAGGTAAAGAATTTCTTGGTAGATACAAAAACAATTTTCAAAGGATTTATATTGAAGATAAAAAACTAACAATCTATAAAGGAATTTTTAGTTTTCTCCTTGGATTACTTAGCCAATTTGCTTTTTACGGCTCTTACATTTGGATAGTCTGTTTAGCATTGTTACATAAAATTTCATTAGGCGAAATGACTATGTATCTTGTCATCTTTAGGCAAGGACAAAATACATTTTCCAATGCACTTTCTGCATTCGGTGGAATTTATGAAGACCATTTGTACATTGAAAATCTTATGGAATTTTTAGAACTTGCGATTCTTAAACAATATGGAAATCAAAAAGGAAACCACCAAAGATTAGGAATCGTTTTTGAATCTGTTTCTTTTCAATATCCAGGTGCAAAAGAACCTTCTCTTTCTGATGTTAGTTTTGAATTAAAACCTGAAGAAAAACTTGCTATCGTCGGCGAGAATGGTTCCGGTAAAACAACCTTAATCAAACTTCTGACTCGTTTGTATTCACCGACATCTGGCAAAATCTATTTGGATGGAATTGATTTGGAAAATTGGGATGAGGAAACTTTACGTCGCCGGTTTGGTGTCATTTTCCAAAACTTTGTCCAATACCAATTCAAAGTGGGTGAAAACATTGGGATGGGTGATGTTCAAAAAATCCAATCGGAAGAAGAATGGATTCCTGCAGCCAAACTTGGAATGGCCCATGACTTTGTAACACGTTTGGAACAAGGTTATTCTACAAGACTAGGAAAGTGGTTTCAAGATGGTAGGGAATTATCTGGTGGGCAATGGCAAAAGATCGCGCTCGCCCGCGCCTTTATGCGAACAAGTGCCGACATTCTTATATTAGATGAACCAACCTCTGCTATAGATGCAGAGGCTGAAATGAAAGTATTTGAACATTTTCGAGAACATACACAAGGAAAAACTGTGATTCTAATTTCTCATCGGTTTTCAACAGTAAGGATGGCCGATCAAATTTTAGTTCTAGAACAAGGTAAAAAAACTGAATGGGGAAGCCATGATGAACTCCTTTTAAACAAAGGAAAATATGAAAAACTATTTAGATTGCAACAAGCTGGTTATCAATAG